The Periophthalmus magnuspinnatus isolate fPerMag1 chromosome 17, fPerMag1.2.pri, whole genome shotgun sequence sequence TATTTCACAAAGGAGCCCTCCCTGAGTCCTCTGTGCTGGAATATAAATGATGTTTACATTTTCATGCACCTGTGATCTGGAGTCTTGACGTTTGGCCGCGTGttcttttatttgttaaagTAGTTCTACCATTCCTTTGCAGTGTGGCTGTGGTTTTAGTCTTTGATTCTTTTGTTTAGAGTTCAAGGAGAGATGCATTATGCTCCAGTTTTCCCCTCCAAATACCTGTCAGGTTGGCCCATACAGCAGCACATAACTTATAGTAGTAGGAGCTCAGGACCAACTTTTATGTACAATGACATATAAACTACTTTACTTTAACTGCAACACTCACAACACAACAAGGATTCAGaacatatttttcttatataatattgtttacacatttttgagtgAAGTTATTTCAATTTAACAGTAAATGTAAACATCAAACTTTCTATCTTGCAGTttgtcacattaactttacattttaattcagaAAGTTATCTTTCATAAAGCTCATCACATACTTGAGGAGTGTATTTTACaagctgaataaaaaaaatgaaggtCCAGTGACTGAATGATCAACACTTAAATTTGATATTGTGACTTTTCAGTGGtgaaaatgcataaaatacAAAGTAATAAAAGATAAATGCTGACAATATCTTCCCAAGACTTCAGACTTGGTCAAAAGGTGTTATCATAACAATTACAATTACCATCACTGAGAACTTCACCCACACCTTTTCCTTCATTTGTCATTGTGTAGCATAGTGGCACTAACAAAGAACTAATTACATCCCTGACTGCAGGTTGTTCACAATGTACCAGTGCACTGAGGTGACTCTGTGCAGGGTCTGAGTGTGTCATATACGTTGGGCTCCGTTGTTTCTCATGGCATTCAAAATAGAAGTATTGGGTTTATATGAATTCTGTATTGAAATTTCTGATGATTCTTCCTCACAAATTCCTATGCACTGGGGGTCACTTTTGACCATTCAGAcagtggtaaatggtcacatttttatatagcgctttttcatCTGCAAGGCACTAAAAGGaaccacgcacacacacacacacgcacacacacacacacacacacacacaccccacacacacacatacaccccccccccccccccccccccccacacacacatatacaccatTACAcgagacactgggggtgaggtggttTAAGCGTTGTGGCCAAGGACTCAATGACAGCAGCCCTAATTATtcaatttagctttttttagTTCATTATTTTTCCTCCAACTGCTaagacaaatataataatatgtatgtatgtgtatatatatatatatatatatatatatatatatatatatatatataatataatgtggGTGTGTATCATTTTATTGTAATGATTACGTCGTTGCATCTTTTGAGAATGCAGAGTTTGTTGTGTGTAGACAGTGAGCCTGAAGCTGCACGGTCTTAATCTCCACATAAAACTGTTATGCCTGGATCATGGCTGTTTAGTTTAGCCAGGAGCTGTAAAACTGCAGCGCACATTATGGTCTATATATGATTATAGCTTCATTTAATGAAAGTGTCCCTTAGAGCAGCTCAAACACCtggaactgtgtgtgtgtgtgtgtgtgtgtgtgtgtgtgtgcgtgtgtgcgtgcgggggtgtgggggtgtgtatgtgggggtgtgtgtgcgtgtgcccCATTCCACTGTCCCAGATGAAGAGAAATCATCATTGATAATAATACTGCACGTTCACTTTGGTGTCATGGCTGCTTCAGGGTATTATAATGACTTTGGCCCCTAATTCTATAACCTTATAGACATTTGTTCTAATGTTCTGAGGGTGCACTACATAACCTTTATGGTGGTCACATTAAACTcgtccatcttgcatttattattactttttatttctcaaaaatccCTTGAAAACCATGTTAACCTGTGTGAGCAGTGTAACCTCTTAACAGCTCTGACTTatgtatggcattatacttagACATACTTATACTAATGCTGAAAGAATACCTGAacacattcttacagtgagcagggcgacctctccactgatctcaCATGTAACTTCGCCTGGTGGCATGGTGACATCTGCTTGCCTCCATTTAATTGGGTAAtcccatgctgtggaacatttcaggcaaagcaatgacatctccatggaggcaagcaggtggtcTTGTCCAAATATTGCAAATGCACCTTAAAAAATAGTAACTGAAAAGGcaggaaaaaatatttaatcttCCTCTGTTTTCCATTTCATTGTATCAACACTTTCAATTATGTTCTGAGGAATATATTTCACTCAAGTTTGTGACTGCTGTATACAAACTTTCTTACATAAACAAAATATGCTGTGCCAAAGGTGACACAAgaaaagagcagagacaggtctatattaaattttgttttttttttaagacaaatctTTGTACATTTCCAACATGTCTAAAATATTTCCAATGCACTTCCTCGACAGTGCTAAGTCTCTGTGTTTATTATTCTTAATGTGTTTGGCGAAAACACAGTAATTTCTCGGGGGAACATTGTGAGGTTGCTCCCAAACAACGCAACAACAGACATTAATAATTTGCCCAAGGACTGAGTAATGACAGTGTACAGAGCCGGGAAACAGGCCTCACGAGGAATGGATACACAGAGAGGCTACGGCGCTCATTAGTAAAAGCACCAACTCCAAAAGGTccaaagacaataaaaatgtgaGGGAAAAAACCACACACATTTGTCATATTGCACAGCTCTGTAGATGAGACTGAGGATTGCATATATCCAGTTTCAAAACTCTGTGTTCACGACAATCTACCTGCAGTAAGAGTAGTAAGAGAGTGGTAAAAGTTGTATCAGAGTGAGTGGTAGCTTTTcctgaacaaatgcaaaaaatcATGATCATAGTAAAGGAGCATTAGATGTATTAGTAATGGTTgcagtttcattttattttatgtatttacttattcatttatttatttctttttacccCATTTTCTATATCTTCTTTTCTCACATGGGAATTACTGGTACTAGCACTCTCCTCTGCTTTCACCATCTTACCCCCTCCAAAATCACGGAAATATCTCTCTTGCAcgcgcgcacgcacacacacccacccccacccacacacacacacacacacacacaggtcactatctttttctgtcttccattagataaacaaaaaaagtaacggttgaatacttttacttcttactGATTCTTTCTAATTTAAGTTTTAAGCCCATTTGTAACTTTTTCCCCCATTTTGGTTGGTtatcacactgaaaacacatgCGTCCTTACTCAACAGTCTCCACCATCCCCCCTTTTCACTGTTTGACTTGactgatattattttgaaacaaGATGACATCTATTTAACTAGAGATTTATGTTCCACGTTTGGCAGTTTTCTGACCTAGAGGCCTTTGAATCATTATGGCTTTCTGCACCATGGGTAAACAAATAAGTTCTTCTGCTCTCATTAACAAATTATAGTGTGAAGTACTTTAGTAAGTGTACACAATATGAAGGTCAAttgatgtgtctgtgtgaggATCAATACACAAGGTCCCGGGTCGGAGCTCAGAGGGACCTTGCCATATTATGTCAGAACATCAGTGATGACGCACTAAATTATTCTCGATTGGCCTCACAGTCATAATAATGTGCATAATACAACACATAGAGGGAAGATGTACTCAATGCAAATATTTTCTGGACAAGACAGTTGTAGCGTGCTGTGAAATAAGGGTAGACAGGGTAGAGACATTTGGCCAACAAGGTGAGGCTGGGAGAGGACCACACAATGCTGACTGGTTTAAGGATGAAATGATAAAAAGCCCCACTTGTTTACTGcctttcttcatgtttttgtgcgtttgtattgtaatttaaatgtatttcataCTCTGCAAAGCACTTTGGATTACTTTACGTATgaattgtactatacaaataaacttgcctttcctaAATGTCAGACTACTTCAAATAAAGTCAGATTAGAAATCATTATCTCCTCCACATAAACTGAATTCCTCACTTAAAAATATTATGACAATAATGACTTTCTCTGGCACAGTGTGCTTTTCAAGTGAAGTTCAAGTTGCCATTAACTTAGGCCATTTATAtcagaaaaatgtaaataatgcaaaaattcAAAATCGAGGTAGAAAATGATAAAAtcttttaataaaaatacatttgtataaTTGGCAGCATggacctttttttttacaaatccaCGAAACACAAATTGTACAGTAGACAGAACACATAGAAACAAGTAGAGAAACACGCtagaaaagacacaaaaatattaACTACTTACACATGTCCATAACACAAGTAAGGATTGACTTTGGGTTCAGTTCTTGTATTGGGCCTACAGCAGCATGGTATCAGACAGACGAACATAGTACAAACAGTAGATCCTGTGGTCCTGTTTAACAAGAACTCCAACTAAGTGGAAATTACAGAGACATTTTAGGtccaaaaagtcacaaaaaaaacacaagtcaaaAAGATGGACAGTATGCACAGTGTCATTATTGCACATGGGACAAAGCTCTTACAGAAAGTTGTCATTTCAAAAAAACACTgtacatcttttttttatttttattttataaataaatatatttttcaacacAATTCAGCACCTAATTTACTCAAGGCATTCAGTTCTATATTCTTAGCAGAGATGAGAAGTTTCATTGTTCTCACACAGCCCTAATGCCATGGGAAAGTTGAAAGTAGGTTGGTTACTTATACATTTGATtggatttttaaataatactgcaactgtgtgatgtgaataaaaaaaactcaaacttgCTTATTATTAAATAGAACTTCACTTTGGACATCTTGGGTCTGTAATGTAGTGTCCAGGCGGTCTATGTTTACTATATAAATTACTGCAGAGCCAATATCGCAGTTACAGCTTTAAGTGATTATAATGGGACAGGGGTGTGTAGGTTGGATAAATCGCACTATGCTGCTGTTGTGAAGTGCCGACACATGCAGAAAACACAAAGTTGGCCGGAACTTGGAGCTGATGCATGTAAACATGCATGGCTAAGTGCTTAGAGAAGGAATAGAGCGATGTGGTGGGCCGTAAAATGCACCACTCTAAAACACGTCTTGTTACTGCGTGAGATATCGGCCTCGTTATTCATTAGATACCACTGAGAACTTGTAGAAACAAATGTACACAGACAAGTACTGTAGCATTTCTAAGTGCCAAAATGATTCAACCCCACAGCAACATGTAGCGGACTCCCTATGAAATACATGTTTATAAATCTGTTGAAATCGCATGTTCCTTCATTGAAAGACAGTGCAGTCCTTGGGAGGAAGTCTGTAGTTTATGTAAGTCCATTTAAGTCCCTGTCACCGtctgcaaaaaaaatcaaaataaaataaataaataaataaataatgaaacgCTGGTTATATTTAGTACCTTGAGTGTAATATTAATTATTCCAAACCCTCCTAGTCTTGGCACTAGACACACCAATACCAATTAGTTTATGTAAGTTTTGATTTTCCCCATAAACTCTCTCACTTTAACTTTGCAATTGATAGACATGTCTAATTGGGACTATGGTTTGGCTGGTTGCTTTGTTTTCGGGTTGTCAAAAAATtgcctttttttaaattattgaaaTGACATACTCAGGTTTGTATATCTAAATTGGACCTATCCTGAGTAGTTTTAGGTAGTAGGTCTTAATAAGATCATGTCATTAGAAGTATAACTAAAACTAGACCACATTATGATTATTAAAGAAACAAcagttattttgcatttattatattatactacCAAAAAAGGCACTGCAACAACACCGCTTTAAACTGCATAAATATTGTCACCAAGGGTTAAAACAATGCCAGAATACCATTTGGTTTGCAACAGTTTGCTAGATATTGTACCTTTGCCTTGTTGTAGATCCATAGTTATCCAACATCTGGGTACTGGCCACCTCCAAGTTCCAGTCGCACATCTCCAGGAGCTTCAAACACTCTGCCCTGCTTCTAAGGCCCAGACAAAACAACTGCTCCACCTGCACCACAGCCACAACAACAATTAAGACCAAATACAAGTGCTGGATCACTCTGGCCAAATGTGCTGCCAGCTTTCAGAGGCACACCACTGTTCCCCCGGGCAGAGTAGTGCCCAAACACAATGTCTCCCATTAGTGTTAAAGCTAATGATGAGGCTGATGAGACTCCTCTGACATCAAGGTCTGTCAGCAGTTTATGTTACATTGCTGCTTCAATTGtcccatttaaaaatacacatttcgtTACATACATCTCTGCCTGTTCACAGTTCTACGCTTTCAAATACATAAAGGTAATGGCTTAAAGAAGTGGTCTCCAAGGACAGAGCCCAGAGTATCTCTTATGTTTTAGTGTTCACTTTAAAAGTAGAGTTTCAGAATGGTCTGCATGGGatttacacagacacagcatcATAACAAGTCTCACGTTAGTCTCACCTTCAGGTAGTGCACAGCCTTCTGGACGCTCCAGCTGTGGTTGTGCAGCGCCGCCTGGCACTCCTCTATTGTCACTCCATGGACGGCCTCCTGCACCTAATTAAAGTCAAGACACAAGATGCTCTAAAGGGTTTTACTGATATCACTGACATTTCTACAGTCTTACATCAGGCGGCTAACAGCAAGACCAAAGGTCAGTTGTTCAGAtacatgcatttaaaaaataataaatcaggTTTCCTTCACATTTAGAAACCTTCATTTCAATGTTCATTGTGAATAAATCCCACTCTCCACTGGTCCACATGAGCCACTGTAAAATGCCAAGGCATCAACACAAAGGCCCGCAGTCACTTTAACTCAAGTTCAATATGGTTCAATAAGAGAGAATAATAACTGTCAATATTATTTTTCCCTTCAGCTGAGCCCGtctccagaaaatcacattttaatgggATGTTCTCTGGATTTTAGGGATGTTTCCTCTAATTCTTTTTGATGAAAAACAAACCTACATACACcactgttttgtatttataattttagtatttttggcACAGAGGGAAATAATCTGTTGAATTTGGGTCAGATTTAAGTACCAGAACTTCCATGAGGCTCAATAGCGTTTACTTTCTCAGAAAGAGAAACGGtatttgattaatttgtttAATGCATTTCTCTGTACTGTAAAAATGAAGATAAGATGgtaataaattacattttatagaaacaaaacattttcaatttAATCTTATTATAGATTTAATGCATTAGATTAATATATACAACTATTCTGTTTTCTTACCATTCTAATCAGGTCAGCAGAGGGCGCtccttcctctgtcctctgacaAGACACGGTTGTGTCTATACAGACTCGAGGGAGGCTTACAGAGGTCTTCATGCCTGAGCGTAGCCCCACACTGCTACTAGACAGATAAGGCACCTGTCCCGGGCAGTGTCCTGGAAGGGTCTGGCTGTTGACCACCATGGGTTTGACAGCCGCCATGTTGGGGTGGCGGCCTGCTCGATCCTCCACAGGGCTGGAAGGGAAGCTCTCAGTCTCCCTGAAGAAGCGGTCATAGCGGTCGAGGTATGGAGGTCTCTCTGGCAGCAGGTAATAGTGAGTGTTACTGACTTTGCGACCGTCCCGGACAATGGGCAAAATACATGGGCCCTTATTGGCGGACTCCTTCCCCTGGGCCTGAATGACTTTGGGAGCAGCGTATTTGGGATCAGAGGCAAAGCTGTGTGTGGTGGGCATGGTCTTAGCAGGAGATGTGGAGAGGTAGGACCCATAGGTGTGAGAGGAAGGGCAGGAGCTGTGGCACTGCATGGCTGTAGGACTGATAGAGTACACTCTAGGCTGAGGTGAGCCAACTACCAGGCTCAGAGGACTGGGGGTCCGGGAGCCTGATAATGGGTCTCTGGGGGGGATCTGAGGAGGCCTCTCCTGGTCTGGGGCTGACTGCTCCTCTGTGAGGTCAGCTGGAGAGGGCGACAGAGACAGGTCCTGGGACCAGCGAGAGCCAGAGTAGTCTCCTCTCTTTATGGGTCGTGGGGGTATGGGCACACGGGGAGGAATGAGCGGTTTGTCCTCATTACAGAGGGGGGTCAGGGGGGTCTGAGCACCAGAGCTCTGTGAAGGAGAAGTGGAGCGAACAGGAGCCAGAGGCACATGTAGCCTCCTCATACATTCTTGCTGCAGCTCCTGGAAGATCTCTGCAGACTGTGAGAATGCACTGGAGCAGCTCTGCTTTGTGGGAAGAAACAGATTGTCCTCAAGGCCTGGTTTGTTTAAACTACAGGGGCCGCCAGACTCCTCTTCTGTGGTGTGCCCAGAGGTTAGGggctgctcctctctgtgctcagtGCTATTGATGGAGCTTACCTAAAACCAATTGCATTGTAATATTACAGTTAGTTAATGTTAATGATAGTATTTCCTGAAAGCAGAAACCATACTTACTTCCATATCATCTTCATCCTGTGCTACATCGTCATaggctggaggaggaggcagtGGCCTGGCATCCCAGTCCACTACAGGGGTGGGATGCAGGGGACGAGGAAGACTTCTGGAAGGGCTCTGAGGAGGTGTACGGTCAAGTATATTGTCTGCTTCCAAGGCCAGTCTTGCCAGTGTGGGGATGTGAACCTCTACcacaggagagggggagggcgCTGGGGGGGCATACTCTTCCCCAAAGTCAATAAGAGACACTTCAAATTGGTGATTTGGGCTTTTTAACCCTTGTTTAGAAGCTGACACCCAGGCAGCAGGTTTAAATTTCAGTCCTTTGACAGAACCGGTTTTACGGAGGGAGAGCCTCTTGAGTCCTGCTGAAGTCAAATCCTCCTCCTCATTTACAGGATCGTAACAGGGctctgaaaaggaaaaaaaagttaatttaaaaaaaaataaatttagaaCGTGCTATGGCTCAACTGATGGCATTTGATTATCTTCTTGCGGCTGAGTGGGTcaagtaatgtaatgtaattatgTAATGAGCCTTTCATTTGGGTCATAAGAACATTGATTGATTTATGTCTGACACTTTAAAAGTTATAAATGTGTGCGGTATGAAGTGTCACAATGATTTTTCAATAAACCTCTTGTGTGACAGTATTATAAagattaatttatattttaatgagcTGCCATATAGATCATGAAAGTCACATGCTACTTGGACGTGCACTTGCTTCTGGTTAAACCTCACAGCAAcaacactgcaaactgttttggACTGACAGAGAAAGCATTATAAGAGAaatgaggagatggaggaggagagaggttgACACTACACCACAGTTGTAGCACTCACAGACAGGAGATGTACCTCTGAGGAGTGGAGCTAAGAGGGAATAGAGGGGGCAGGAGCAATGGCTGAGGAGCTGCTCCGAGACACCAGACTTACTCTTGATTAAGACAGCTGGTTGGGGTGGACGAGGAGGGGGCTCTTCTGGTGAAAATAAAAACCATAAAACCAGCGCCGCGCAAGGAAGAGGAAGcaaggaagaaagaaagcagCAGTGACAGTTAGGTGATAAAAGCACAAAGCAAATGTCAGAGCCAGACTTTTAAGAGAAAGTGTAAACAAAGTTATTTCAAACATTATTCCACCTTTGGCTCTTGTTGTTCTGGGTATTCATGGCTTttctatattatttatgttatgaaCTAAATGGTATGGTTTTACTCACTTTTGGATCGTCCTGGGAGCTGCGTGGGCCGAGTGCTGGTGAGATCTGAAGCCAGGACGTCCAGAGGATCCATGGGGTTACCGAGGTACAAGCTGAAAGCACAGTGCAGTGTTAGGCTCGTGTGTCTCAGAATAGTTCTTAGAACGGTGTGctactgccatctagtggagGCAAGTTCTCATCACCAGGGATATAGACATGAGTACATTTTACTTACAATAGCTTTTAGAGGAGAATTGTACCAAGTTAATTACTCTAAGTCTAGCAAAAAGCAAATGTGTACTTTCAATGAAGAATCGGGTGCACTACAATTTGGCTGTTTGCCCCTGGTCAAAACCAGATTACATCAAACTCATCCCTAAAAGGCCATACTCATCTATCCGGTCGGGGAAGCCCCAGCAGCGGTGTGGGTTGGTGTCTCCGTGTCCTGTGTGGATGAAGCTGTTTTTCAGAGGTCGGCTGATGTCGTGAGCCGATAAACCGGCCACAGAGGTCACAACGTTTCTAGGGAACTGGCCAACTTTTAAAGTGCGCTTGTTTTGTCCACGCCACCAGTAGTTTTCAGCCCTGAAACAGAGAAGTGGCACCAGTGAAGCTGAATGAACTTGAGTGGTTTTTAGGGTTAAAAGTTATATAGTTCTCACCTTCCCTCAATGATAGTGATGACATCATTAACTTGGATTAGAAGTTTGTCAGGCTCCTCAAAGTCCTGCAGGGCACACATGTCTGTGGGCATGGTCTGAAACAAAAGTGTGGTCTCTTTATTAACTTTGTATTATACTACATATTTATGGAAGGTGCTCTTTGAACAAAAGATGGTTTAGCAGCTCAAGGCTTAAAGGTGTGCTGCGTAACTTTTATGGTAAAGGGCTTGCCCAGGTGAGGTCTTATTTTTTTGCAGAGAttgctccacaatatggcatctccaaggagacaagcaagtgctagggtaagttacaggtcaggtctgtggagaggtgagacgGCTCACAATAAGTGatttatttaatgccatactactgACATTCCAGGCAATCCAAAGACATATCCATCTAGACAGGCAAATGGCAGATCCTCCATAAAACATTGTatgcagtgcacttttaaatggcAGTTTACAATTCTGCTTACTAtactaatacttttttttttaaatcagcaaTTACTCAGTATATTTGATAGAATCAAATTTCCCATCCACTGAAACAATGACATGACCTAACACCTACCTCAAGAAGAAACTCTCGAAGAGCGACAAACGTGGGCCTGTCATCTGGTTTTTGAGCCCAACACTGAAGCATCACATTATAAATATCCTGTGGACAATCCTCTGGCTTCGGGAGGCGCTCTCCTTCTTTGTCTATTTTGTGAAGAATCTAAATTTGAAAGGAAAATAAGTCTTAAAATAGCTTTGGTTGATCATGATAACATTTCTGGGTAGGGGTACCTGACTCCCGTTAAGTCCAAGCCATGGCTCTTGACCGTGAGTGAACATCTCCCACAGAGTCACTCCAAACATCCAGGTGTCAGTGGCGTGTGAGAAGGTTCTGGTCTTCAGACTCTCTGGAGCACACCTGCAGAAACAGTCACTTAAAACTACTGACACAAGGAAATATCCACACAGATAATCAAACATATATCACCATATTATACTCGTCTGTAGCTTGTTCACCTACCATGCAAATGGGACCTTGCGATGCTCCTGCATGACATAGTGCTCATCGTTGTTGGGCAGCGCCCTCATGAGGCCAAAGTCTCCAATCTTCACTTTATGGGCAGAGGCCAGAAGGATATTCCTGAAAACAAATTATGATTTTGATGGTATGAATGCAAATACATCAAATATCAAAAATGTATGCGTAAATGACAATACTGTGGTATGCTTTTAACCGTTCCTGTGTAAACTCTCTATGTGGAAGATGTTTGTCAAATCAATGTAGAATTAACAATAGAAATAGCCCATTCTGTACTGGAACTGTAGAGCAATTCTGAGATCTTAAATGCACAGGCTTATTTGCCCTAAAAAGCTCCCCACCCACTGAAGGCAGCCAAACAGTGACTCATTTTTATGAGCTAACCCTCATTAAAAGAAAGATCCTTATGTAAAACTTTTAACACGTCAACAGTCCCACTTAAATAGCTGCCTAAATAAAGAGCCAAGTATTGGGAGCCTCGGTCACGCACCTAGCTGCCAGGTCTCTGTGGATgaacctcctctgctccagatAGGCCATGCCACAGGCCACCTGCACAGCGTACTGACACAGAGTGTGAATGAGCACAGGGCCCTGAGGACGAATGCACCGCAGACGCTCCAACAGAGAGCCCAGAGGAGCCAGCTCCGTCACCTACAGCACAGAGCGAGCAAGAAAAACTGACTTAGCACCAAAAGGTCAGACTTTTATTTAGCCCTCACATCCACCCTTCCTTTCAGCCTCCACCCATATATTTTTCATTGGTAAAACAGCTGGCAAAAATGTGTTCTTATGTGTAGTTGCTTGACTccttaaataaatgtttcagtgtttttcttcattGCATTAGTTCCTTACCATCTTCATGGGGTGTGTGAGCACTACACCATAGAGGCGAATGAGGTTTTGATGGTCCAGGGAGTGCATGGCGTTGacttcacaaataaaatccTCCAAGGCGTCTGGCTGGCTCAGCACATCTGTTTTTAGACACTTCACAGCAACATTTAGCTAGAAAAAGTGTGTAAAAGagggtaaaaataaaacttccaCATAAATACTCATATCGTATTTATCATGGTGTTACAAAACATTTCtacataaatattacaaaagaaTAAATGTACTCCTTACCACTTTCCCAGCCGGTGTTAGCCACTCCCCCCTCTTCACGACCCCAAAAGAGCCATCACCCAGTTTCTCAAACAGAGTCAGGTCTTTCTCTGGGATGAGACAGGTGAGCGCCTGCTGACCTTCCAGAGCAGCAGTAACC is a genomic window containing:
- the LOC117385132 gene encoding activated CDC42 kinase 1-like isoform X1, producing the protein MGETAEYQRLQETSEPEYENSPSDEEEKLGSGMQSEEGTEWLLELLMEVQLQQYFLRIRDELNVTRLSHFDYVKNEDLEKIGMGRPGQRRLWEAVKRRKAMCKRKSWMSKVFSGKRPEGDFPQQGQPVSSFRKLSPTPPLGLAEGVLAAQTGVTAALEGQQALTCLIPEKDLTLFEKLGDGSFGVVKRGEWLTPAGKVLNVAVKCLKTDVLSQPDALEDFICEVNAMHSLDHQNLIRLYGVVLTHPMKMVTELAPLGSLLERLRCIRPQGPVLIHTLCQYAVQVACGMAYLEQRRFIHRDLAARNILLASAHKVKIGDFGLMRALPNNDEHYVMQEHRKVPFAWCAPESLKTRTFSHATDTWMFGVTLWEMFTHGQEPWLGLNGSQILHKIDKEGERLPKPEDCPQDIYNVMLQCWAQKPDDRPTFVALREFLLETMPTDMCALQDFEEPDKLLIQVNDVITIIEGRAENYWWRGQNKRTLKVGQFPRNVVTSVAGLSAHDISRPLKNSFIHTGHGDTNPHRCWGFPDRIDDLYLGNPMDPLDVLASDLTSTRPTQLPGRSKKPCYDPVNEEEDLTSAGLKRLSLRKTGSVKGLKFKPAAWVSASKQGLKSPNHQFEVSLIDFGEEYAPPAPSPSPVVEVHIPTLARLALEADNILDRTPPQSPSRSLPRPLHPTPVVDWDARPLPPPPAYDDVAQDEDDMEVSSINSTEHREEQPLTSGHTTEEESGGPCSLNKPGLEDNLFLPTKQSCSSAFSQSAEIFQELQQECMRRLHVPLAPVRSTSPSQSSGAQTPLTPLCNEDKPLIPPRVPIPPRPIKRGDYSGSRWSQDLSLSPSPADLTEEQSAPDQERPPQIPPRDPLSGSRTPSPLSLVVGSPQPRVYSISPTAMQCHSSCPSSHTYGSYLSTSPAKTMPTTHSFASDPKYAAPKVIQAQGKESANKGPCILPIVRDGRKVSNTHYYLLPERPPYLDRYDRFFRETESFPSSPVEDRAGRHPNMAAVKPMVVNSQTLPGHCPGQVPYLSSSSVGLRSGMKTSVSLPRVCIDTTVSCQRTEEGAPSADLIRMVQEAVHGVTIEECQAALHNHSWSVQKAVHYLKVEQLFCLGLRSRAECLKLLEMCDWNLEVASTQMLDNYGSTTRQRR
- the LOC117385132 gene encoding activated CDC42 kinase 1-like isoform X3 — its product is MEQILQKLGSGMQSEEGTEWLLELLMEVQLQQYFLRIRDELNVTRLSHFDYVKNEDLEKIGMGRPGQRRLWEAVKRRKAMCKRKSWMSKVFSGKRPEGDFPQQGQPVSSFRKLSPTPPLGLAEGVLAAQTGVTAALEGQQALTCLIPEKDLTLFEKLGDGSFGVVKRGEWLTPAGKVLNVAVKCLKTDVLSQPDALEDFICEVNAMHSLDHQNLIRLYGVVLTHPMKMVTELAPLGSLLERLRCIRPQGPVLIHTLCQYAVQVACGMAYLEQRRFIHRDLAARNILLASAHKVKIGDFGLMRALPNNDEHYVMQEHRKVPFAWCAPESLKTRTFSHATDTWMFGVTLWEMFTHGQEPWLGLNGSQILHKIDKEGERLPKPEDCPQDIYNVMLQCWAQKPDDRPTFVALREFLLETMPTDMCALQDFEEPDKLLIQVNDVITIIEGRAENYWWRGQNKRTLKVGQFPRNVVTSVAGLSAHDISRPLKNSFIHTGHGDTNPHRCWGFPDRIDDLYLGNPMDPLDVLASDLTSTRPTQLPGRSKKPCYDPVNEEEDLTSAGLKRLSLRKTGSVKGLKFKPAAWVSASKQGLKSPNHQFEVSLIDFGEEYAPPAPSPSPVVEVHIPTLARLALEADNILDRTPPQSPSRSLPRPLHPTPVVDWDARPLPPPPAYDDVAQDEDDMEVSSINSTEHREEQPLTSGHTTEEESGGPCSLNKPGLEDNLFLPTKQSCSSAFSQSAEIFQELQQECMRRLHVPLAPVRSTSPSQSSGAQTPLTPLCNEDKPLIPPRVPIPPRPIKRGDYSGSRWSQDLSLSPSPADLTEEQSAPDQERPPQIPPRDPLSGSRTPSPLSLVVGSPQPRVYSISPTAMQCHSSCPSSHTYGSYLSTSPAKTMPTTHSFASDPKYAAPKVIQAQGKESANKGPCILPIVRDGRKVSNTHYYLLPERPPYLDRYDRFFRETESFPSSPVEDRAGRHPNMAAVKPMVVNSQTLPGHCPGQVPYLSSSSVGLRSGMKTSVSLPRVCIDTTVSCQRTEEGAPSADLIRMVQEAVHGVTIEECQAALHNHSWSVQKAVHYLKVEQLFCLGLRSRAECLKLLEMCDWNLEVASTQMLDNYGSTTRQRR